The following nucleotide sequence is from Thermodesulfobacteriota bacterium.
AACGAGTAAGTAGATAAATCAAGGTGGGATTAAATTTTTTCCTCAACGTCAGGCAAGGTGGCCTCTTCAACTGCCAACACTTCTTCCATTTGTTCTCTGACAATATGCATTAGCTTTTCTCTGCCCTCTCTTCCTTTCGGAAGCTCATCAACAGAGATTGGGGGAAGTATTCTTATCTTCATAGTTCCGGGGTATGCCTTTCTTGAACTTTTTGGCAAAAGCTTTCTACCACCGGCTATTACCATTGTTACGACAGGCACTCTTGCAAGCACAGCAATCAGAAATCCGCCTTTTTGAAATGGTAGCAGCTTTCCATCATCACTTCTTGTGCCTTCAGGAGCAACAACCACAGAAGGGCCTAAGCGTATTTTCTCAACTATCTTTTTAACTTCCTTGGTATCTGATCTGGATCCGTCTCTTGCCACAAGGTGATGGCCTGATAGGATGGAAACCCATCCGATAAAAGGAATTTTACCTACTTCCTTTTTCATAATAGCTCGCCAGTCTATGGGTAAAATCGACATATAGGCCAAAATATCAAGAGCGCTTTGATGATTAAACATTATTATGCAAGGCTCTTTCGGGAGATTTTCAAGACCCTTAACATCAATCTTGATACCCCCTGCCCATAAATTCGTTTTTGCCCATGGCTTTACCGCGTATTTAGTAACCCATGGACGATATGTTAGAGACAAAATCATCCCCACTATTCCATAAAAAATTGTGAAAACAGTAAATATTAGTGCGCAGTATATTGTTCGTATCATTTTTAATTATCCAAGAGCTAATCGAGTTTTATTTTTCATCTAGATTTATTGGTTAGAAAACCTTTGTCAAGCACACATTATATTAAGCGCCCCCGGGAGTATTTCAACACTGTGAACACCTTCTTCCATATAGAAAGGCTCGCCATCCGTATGTGCGGGAACCGTTTGGTCTAATCTGATCTCCATTTTTGTCCCGGTTTTAATATCAACCTCATCTAGACCTGAATGAGAGCCCTCAAGAA
It contains:
- a CDS encoding lysophospholipid acyltransferase family protein codes for the protein MIRTIYCALIFTVFTIFYGIVGMILSLTYRPWVTKYAVKPWAKTNLWAGGIKIDVKGLENLPKEPCIIMFNHQSALDILAYMSILPIDWRAIMKKEVGKIPFIGWVSILSGHHLVARDGSRSDTKEVKKIVEKIRLGPSVVVAPEGTRSDDGKLLPFQKGGFLIAVLARVPVVTMVIAGGRKLLPKSSRKAYPGTMKIRILPPISVDELPKGREGREKLMHIVREQMEEVLAVEEATLPDVEEKI